The Monodelphis domestica isolate mMonDom1 chromosome 5, mMonDom1.pri, whole genome shotgun sequence DNA segment GTAATGACTGCCTATGTACTGTCCCTTAAGATGGCTGCCCTTCCCAGAGAGTTCCAATTGTCAAAGAATGGCAGTTGGTGATGGATCCTTCTAACCCCTGGGATGAGTTGCTGAGGGGTGCATAATGATTTTACAAAGGCTAAGTAAGATTATGAAAGCCATTCaatttgaagttattttttcCATCACAATGTTTCTAATGTATTAGATATAATTCACAGAAGAGGAATGGGAAATAATATTATCTTCAAAAAAgcaattaaagaaagagaaatattattCATAGTTGATAAAAATGTATAGAGGAATAAGTTGACCAAAGCATACTCAATGTTTATGTAGGCTAAATAATCAAAATGCTCCTTAAAGTAAGAAAGACCATaataaatgactgaagaaatattcagtgctcatggcAAGGCTGTGCCAGTATAATCAAATGACAATGCTACCAAAGTTATTCATGTTTTTCATGATATACTAATCAAATTACAAAAGAGATACTTTTCAGagtgcaataaaataataacaaaaatcatttgaAGGAACAAAAGATTTATACtattaaagagaaataatgaaaaagtgtAGTAATGAATGGGGAATAACACTTCCAGATCTCAAGTTCAATAATGAAGCAGAAATCACCAAAATCACTTGGTAAtcattgaaaaatagaaaaatgggtCTATGCAATAGAGTAGACAAGAAAACATCAGGCAGAGTGCAAGTCAATGCTCCAATATTTCATAGTCAAGAAATCTCTATTTGGTAAGAACTGCTGGAAACAGCCATCTGGTAGAAGTTAAGCTTAGATAAATATCTTATATTCCTTAATAAATTGAAAATGGACATATAAACtcaatattaaagatcataccaTAAACATTTGAAAAGGAGCAGATCATATATATCATTTCCAGGTATGGATTGAGATGAATTTTTAAccaaaagaggagagagacaattacaaaagataaaatagataaatttgatgACAAGAAATTGAAAAGCCTTTGCACAAATGATATTTATGCATCtaggataaaaagagaaggatCTCAAATGGGAACTATTGCATACATTGTCAGATTTTTTGTGATGCTATGGATTGGTGTGCTGATTTTATACCtacttttcctttaaaacattctttgatatcaataaatattatattacaatTCTTTGTTATGAAGCATTGTCATCTGGGAGTGGGGtggaggaagagatgaaaagggaaacttaGAAGTTATAAAAGCAAAAGGTAGTAACAaacacttattttaaaaattaagaaactaaaaCTATCTTTTAGCCCTGTTCTGActcagaacatttttaaaaagaaagctgaaaaaaatGCTAAACCATAACTTTAATGAGTTTTCAAGTGAAtccaattcattcttttttatgtaGCTTTAGGTCAAATGAGTTCTGCTATGTTTGGAATTTCATACCTCTGTTGTGAGGGTGCAAAGTATGTAGATACCCCATGCTCTCAACTTTGGCAAGAAAGGACTGatgactttttcatttgcttatgtTTTGGGTTACCCTGTTCCACCCCCAGATACATGGAGCAATTACAAAAGGCAGAATCACATTCTTCTCCTTGGAGAAGAACATGATTTCGTTTGTTTTCAGCTTGATTTCTGAGATGGGCTTCTGGATCACCTGTATTAGGCAAATGGTTTGAATTATACTTCAATGGACAACATGTTCTATTTTTTGAGGGAGAACATCTTGTCCTTTTTGACTTTGTAGTCTGAGCTCCTTGAGTGAGAGAAGAGTTTACCCAAGTCCTTTTTGTCCTTTCTGTTGGTGATGGCCACTCAAGGGGTCTGCCTGATTATCAGTACAATAGTCTGTATTTCACATGTATGTTTCAAAATTTCTAAATTTGTTCATCATCTTGACCTGAgattttctcagttttttcttctcttgatatttttgcCAATTTCATTCTTCTGTCATTGGGGAAAGGAATGATCTTATTTACATTTGTACTTCACTAGactgggaaatgtagtttcttTATACCATGTCCCATTGTTTTCTGGTAGTAAGAGTCCTTAGGAAATTCAGAGGGACTTTGGGCCTGcttaaggagaaaaaggaaaaaagtagagCTCTGGGGTCTGTTGGTATCCATAGTAAAAAGAaggataataatggcatttatGCTAGCAAGAACAATTCacatctgtctgcctgtctctttaagaggtacaaatctgtctatctatctaagaTTTATATGTTGGCAGGCGGGAAGAGAATAGGTTAAGGAATCTTTTGGTGATGGGCTCAGAGATcctttacatatacatatactgaCGGGATGGACATCATTTGTGTCATCTTGCTCATCCATCTTTGAAGTTCCTTAAGaaacatagttttaatttttccaaagacAAATTTTGACTAGCAAACAAAGGAACAtccaaaataaaataggaaaagatgGGTTTGCAGAATTAAGCCGTGCACTGCACAGagcagaaatacaaattaaatgtttgctgaaagAATAGACACACCACTCACATAGGTCAGGGCCACCTGAGTGTCTCAGGGAACAAGGAATGTTGATCTTCTTGTACAGTGAAAATAAAAGTAGATTCTGGGAGCAGttaaatggcacaatggatagagtgccaggtctggagtccagaggacctgagttcaagtgtcatctcagatacttcctagctctatgaccctgggcaaggtacctaagctctttgcttttttttcttagagttgttaagaCAGAAGGGCTTCAAGGACTATGAGTTGTTACTAGAGTTATTActtagaaagtaaaggtttttttttttttaaactggactCTGAATAGGAAAACCCGAAGTGCAATTCTAACTCTTCCCTTAAGTATTTGTGTGAACtagaataaatcatttaatctcctaAAGTTTCAATTGCAGACTTGGTAAAATGGCAGCAATAATATGATAATGAggataaataaaaattctaatacTGGCCTTACCTCACAGTTGATTGTTAGGTTCAAGTGAGCTAATAGAATCCTAAATTTCTTTGAAAGAATAAATTCACGGCACAAGGGGAAGGTGGAATATGCTATCACCACTGTCATCTCTTTGGTCCATCCCATTTCCCAGGCTATGAGAGAGCTGAAAGTATTCCTAGACTCGGTACTGAAAGTCACAGCTCTGATGGATTTCtcagattcttcttttttttttggctatagaattatatcaatttttattctttttatctttatttttaacattcatttaaaaaaaagttccaagCACACTCCCTATCTTGCACCATCTTCTACCCCCTGAGAAGGCAAGCATTATGATATCAGTTTTACAAGTGAAGTCATGGTAAACTTATTTCCTTATTAACcatgttgaaaaaataaaaataaaatgcaagaaaCATAAcgtgaaaaaatatgcttcaatatgTATGCTCCAagtctttgccactataaaaagagctactctaagtatttttgtatttataagttcttttcccttttctttgatctctttggcttATAAATTAGTAgtgatattgttgggtcaaaggccAAAGCaaagttttatagcctttgggaAATGATTCCAAATCATTCATATCCTTCTTATAAGCACCATTGCTGACTGAGTTTTTAATCAATAAGAATGAGAGAGgatacttttcttttcccatattttttttatGGCGATTCTGACTTCCACATTCTTCAGACTATAGATGATGGGGTTTAATAATGGTGTCACAGTGCTATACTGCAGGGAGATGACTTGTTCCAGGATGGAGCCAGTAGCAGGACTCAAATATCGGCCAACACCTGTCACGAAGAACAAAGTCACTACAATCACATGGGAGGAGCAAGTAGAAAAGGCTTTGCTTCTGCCTGAGGCTGAGCTGATCTTCAGGATGGCAGAGATGATTCGGGTATAAGAAAACATGATGGGTAAGAAGCAGCCAAATCCGAAGATGACAAAGGTGGTGAACAAGATCATTTTGTTCAGGAAGAGGTCAGTGCAGGAGAGAGGTAAGAGTTCAGGCATCTCACAGCTGTAGTGGTGGATGAGGAAGGGGCCACAGAAATGCAGCCTCATCAAAGGCAGGGTGTTGATCAGGGAGTTGATGACCCCAAGTAGACAAGAACCACAGGCCAGAAATATACAGAACTGTTTGTTCATGACTGTCACATAGACCAGAGGGTTGCAGATGGCTGAGTAGCGGTCATAGGCCATGGCTGAGAGGAGAAGGGTTTCAGATGATGCAATGAAAAATGTCAGTCCAATCTGTATCATACACCCACTGAAGAAGATGGTTTTCCTCCTGGCCAGGAGTATTTGAATCAACTTTGGTACTATGACTGAAGAAtaaaagagatcaaaaaaagataaattcacCAGGAAGAAGTACATGGGTGTGTGAAGGTGAGAATCCATCTTGATGATTGCCATTATCAGAAGGTTCCCAGCTAAGGTGAGAAAGTAGATCAATAGGAATATAAAGCCTAGGATGTAATGGATGTGGAGGCTGCTGGGAAATGGTAGAAGAATGAATTCTGGGTCTGTGGTCAGATTATCTGGCATCATTTGTTCTGGAAAATCCCTCCCTGAGAAATAGAAAAGCACATCATCCAactaaccaaccaaccaaccatgcACCCAACAAATCTTTATTGCCCAACTGGCAGgtgtaaactatatatatataaactatacatATATGCCTaggtttgtatatatatgtatataataaactATAAATCACTGGATACATCTTCCCTGCCATTTTAGGGTCATAATCTTTTGAGGAGACAAGGTGGAGACACAGGAAAAGCTTCTGGaagaaaaataatgcaaaatagaaattaagcATTAACTTGTGTGTTCAAGACTGTACTGAAGGAGTGGAAAGGAATGGAGTACAGTAATGGCTGGAATGGTCAGGGAATATTGACATTATGGAGGAGGTGAGGTCATTTGAATTAAATGTTGGGGTATGGTGTTATTGATATCATAGGTCCCTCATTACCactgaaaaatcttaaatagaaaaaattagatgaagaaaaatggttaaaaaattaaagcaagtCAAAAGAGAATAAGTGAAATGAAGGAAACTTACAAAGAAGAAATGTGAtgacataattaaaaaaacaaaaaactaaaatatcagaagaaaagcatatgaaaaaagaaagaaggcattATATTGTCAGAATTGTCTTCAAATTGAGAAATGatacaattaaggaaactagGTAAGAGAATGAAgtgtcaaatttaaaagaaacttgtagaaagtaaaaaaataaatcacaaaaagAACTCAAGCCAGAATGAATAGATATTAAAAAACTATAGAGATAGTGAAGAATATTGCCATTATTGGAATGGACTGGGACTATTGGCATCATGGAGGAGATAATTTGAATTCAATGTGAGAGCATGATATTATAGTAGAACATTTCAAAAAATCCATAAATACAAAAAAGACACCACTGTAGAAAACAAAGTCATACACAATGCAGAGTAGCTGgaatcaaaatttcaaaaataatggaaaaagtatccaaaaaactggaaaaaatggtcattcaagaGATGGAGTCAGGGGACgtccgggtaagcatggtggcagattaGACACGGctcgcttcctctcctcagacccaatgatacagacgacctcaaaagacTGCCAAAAATCATCCTCATAAGAGCGGAGGAACTCCCCACTAGGGTccagcactgaaggtacatggcattcaggcatttccacaatataagtgAATGAAAAAGCTCCCATCCAAACCTGAGTcgacctcccctcccccaccacacctacggAGTGAGAGTTAAAGTCAGTGTGctccagaatcaacaagtgaaggaggggcaccccaggactgagcCAAGGGAAGCCCCAGGTCTGGGAaactaactaagaccaccaaggatcTACCCCTGTGAGCAGTAACACTCAAAACTCCGGCAGGTGGGCAAGGGGATCTCAGATCACAGGTGCTCAGAACCAGTGCGACATAATCAATGAGTGTGTGAAgggcacccctgaagtgagcaaggggcacctacaggtcttgagagttaactaagaccaccaagggcttacccctgagagcagtaacccctgaaatgctggcaggcaggggagggcagatcTTGGGCTCCCCCTGGAAGATAGCGCAGCTGCGAAGAATCAAGAATTGGCCCAATgcaaaagccttgatcattagacccatacacagagagccagccctcctaactcagatttctgactggaatggggagaagaaaaccatagagatggcaaacagtgcccaggaacaacatccccaaaccaagaaaagcaagaagaaggggttgccTTTGGATACTTTTTaccaaggaaaaatatagaatacagaggaaatagcagaagaaacccaaataaatgctccaaaaccttccaaaagaaatggaaattgtccacaagcttttgaagaatttaaattggaggttatcaaaaagatggaagtcttctggcaggaaaaatgtgaaataatgcCATGGGAtttcagcaatctgagggacaaaaacACCCAATTAGAGAcaactggaagcctcaaaaagcagggcagaccaaattgaaaaggaaaaccagtctttaaagttcataatcaggcaactggaagaaaatgatctagcaaaagagcaagaattaataaagcaaagtcaaaagactaagaaattagaagataacctaaaatatctcactgacaagatgacagatctggaaaacagaggaaggagagacaatctgagaaccattggtctacctgaaaagccagaaataaacagaaatcttgatatcataatacaaaatatcatccaagaaaacttccctgaggttctagaacaagggggcaaaataggcattgaaagagttcatagaacaccctctacactaaatccccaaaagacaactcccaggaatgtaattgccaaattcccaagctttcaagcaaaagaaaaaatcctacaagaagtcaaaaagagacaatttagatataaaggagtgccagtcaggatcacacaagacctggcaacttccacactgaattactgcaaggcctggaacatgatattaagaaaggcaagagaactgtgccttcaaccaagaatcacctatccatcaaaactgactatatacttccaggggaatgtatggacattcaacaaaatagaagatttccaagtattcgtaaagaaaggaccagaactcaatggaaagtttgacatcgaaacacaaagagcaagagaaacataaaaaggtaaatatgaaggaaagggaggagaaaaatgttatctttttcttttattcaaactctcttctataaggactacatttatatcaaattatatatatgaataagtggggaaaatataaggtgtaactctcaaaaattgtatgcattattagaataattagaagaatcactcatagggaatgattggggcatcaagatgatacggagaaagggggaaaaaagaaagaaaaagggaggggggaatcattgatggtactaaaatatacttgaagaaatagaaaaaaatcaaatacaacaatctttctcacacaaagatacacatgggaaggggaggggaagaattctcctataagaaggagaggaagagagtgctaattggtattacttaaaccttcctctcagtgaaatcaactctgagagggaagagcatctagatccattgggatcttgaattctatcttatccaaaagggtaagagagaagggaagatcaaGGGGGGCcaagggagagggagtataaaaagggagtgaaggagaggagggagggaagttaacagacccttaaacaaacaaacaagaagggaacaaaaagggagggactagaaagggaagcatatcaagggaggggactagggggactgattaaaagtaaatcactggtttaaaaggctatagcaaaagaagaaaggtcagaattaggggagatatcaaaatgccaaggaaTTTGTAAGTGACAATCattactttgaatgtgaatgggatgaactcactcagaaaacgtagacaaatagcagaatggattagaatccaaaacccttccatatgttgccttcaagaaacacacatgaggcaggtagaaacgCACAAGGTCAGATTCAAAGGTttgagtaagaccttttgggcctcaactgatagaaagaaagcaggagttgcaatcatgagaTCTGacaagccaaagcaaaaatagacctgattaaaagggatagggaaggtaaatacatcctgttaaaagggactatagacaatgaggaaatatcactaatcaacatgtatgcaccaaatggtatagcatccaaatttctaatggagaaattaggagaattgaacaAGGAAATAGCCAGCataactatattagtgggagacctgaaccaaccactatcaaatttagataaatcaaatcaaaaaataaataagaaagaggtaaaagatgtgaatgaaatcttagaaaaattagagttaatggacatatggagaaaaataaatagggacaaaaaggaatacaccttctcagtagcacatggcacattcacaaagattgactatacactaggtcatagaaacatgacatacaaatgcagaaaagcagaaatactaaatgcaaccttttaaaatcataaggcaataaaaataatgatcaataagggtacatggagagccatatcaaaaattaattggaaaatcagtatgagaacaaatcacagaaacaataa contains these protein-coding regions:
- the LOC100023985 gene encoding olfactory receptor 8S1-like, producing MPDNLTTDPEFILLPFPSSLHIHYILGFIFLLIYFLTLAGNLLIMAIIKMDSHLHTPMYFFLVNLSFFDLFYSSVIVPKLIQILLARRKTIFFSGCMIQIGLTFFIASSETLLLSAMAYDRYSAICNPLVYVTVMNKQFCIFLACGSCLLGVINSLINTLPLMRLHFCGPFLIHHYSCEMPELLPLSCTDLFLNKMILFTTFVIFGFGCFLPIMFSYTRIISAILKISSASGRSKAFSTCSSHVIVVTLFFVTGVGRYLSPATGSILEQVISLQYSTVTPLLNPIIYSLKNVEVRIAIKKIWEKKSILSHSY